The genome window TACGCCGGGGTTCTGAACAACAAAAGCCTGCCGGCATCGGTCTCTGGTTCAGCTTGCCGGAGCAAGCCGGGTGATCACGCCGAGGTCGTCGCTTTCGCGCACCTGCTTCAGATGTTCCTCCGCCTGGATCGCTTCGCGCTGGCGGTTCCACATCGAGGCATAGAGGCCGTTCTGTTCGAGCAGGGCAGCATGCGTCCCGCGCTCGGCGATCTCGCCGCTTTTCAAGACGATGATCTCGTCGGCGCCGATGACGGTGGAAAGCCGGTGGGCGATAACAAGCGTGGTGCGGTTTTTCGACACCACGTCGAGTGCGGTCTGGATTTCCCGTTCCGTCGTCGTGTCGAGCGCCGACGTCGCCTCGTCGAGAATCAGGATCGGCGGCGCCTTGAGGATGGTGCGGGCGATCGCCACCCGCTGCTTCTCGCCGCCCGATAGCTTCAGGCCGCGTTCGCCGACCTTGGTCTCGAACCCCTCGGGCAGCGTCTCGATGAAATGGGCAATCTGCGCCACCTCGGCTGCTGCAAAGACCTCGCCGTCGCTCGCCGATGTGCGGCCGTAGCGGATGTTGTAGGCGACCGTGTCGTTGAAGAGTACGGTATCCTGCGGCACCATGCCGATCGCCGAGCGCAGGCTTTTCTGCGTCACCGTGCGGATATCCTGGCCGTCAACGGTGATCGTGCCGCTCTGGATATCGTAGAAACGATAGAGCAGCCGCGACAGCGTCGATTTGCCGGCGCCCGACGGGCCGACGACGGCGACCGTCTTGCCGGCCGGCACCTCGAAGGAAATACCCTTCAGGATCGGACGGGCCGGATCATAGGAGAAGTGCACGTCCTTGAAGGCGATAGCGCCCTGGCCGATCCGAAGCTCGTCTGCGTCAGGCGCATCCCTGACCTCGGCCTTCACTTCGAGCAGATCGAACATCTGCTCGATATCGGTCAGCCCCTGGCGGATTTCGCGGTAGACGAAGCCGATGAAGTTGAGCGGTGCGGAAAGCTGCAGCAGCATCGAATTGACGAAGACGAAATCACCGACCGTCTGCTCGCCGCGCTGCACGGCCAACGCCGACAGCACCAGCATGATGGTCGTGCCGATGCCGAAGATGACGCCCTGGCCGAAGTTCAGCCAGCCGAGCGAAGTCCAGACATCGGTCGCGGCCTTCTCGTAGCGTTCCATCGATTTGTCGAAGCGTTTCGCCTCCATCTCTTCGTTGCCGAAATATTTGACGGTCTCGAAATTGAGGAGAGAGTCGATCGCCTTGGTGTTGGCGTCGGTATCGCTGTCGTTCATCGACCGGCGGATGGCGATCCGCCAGTCGGACGCGCGGATTGTGAACCAGATATAGGCCCAGACGGTGAAGGCGGTGACAGTGAGATAGGAGAAGCCGTAGCCCCACCAGAAGATCGCTGCCGTCAGCAGGAATTCGATGACGGTCGGCACCGAATTGAGGATCGTGAAACGCACGATCGTTTCGATGCCCTTGGTGCCGCGCTCGATGATGCGCGAGAGGCCGCCGGTCTTGCGCTCCAGATGGAAGCGCAGCGACAGCTCGTGCATGTGCACGAAGGTCCGGTAGGCGAGCTGGCGCACCGCATGTTGGCCGACGCTGGCAAACAGCGCATCGCGCAGCTGGTTGAGGCCGAGCTGGATGAGCCGGGTGATGTTGTAGGCGATGACAAGGGCGATGGCGCCGGCAAGCAGCGGCGGCACCGAGCCGGCAAGATCCATCCTGCCGTTCAGCGCATCGGTCGACCACTTGAAGAAATAGGGAACGAGCAGCAGCACGAACTTGGAAATCAGCAGAAAGACCGAGGCCCAGACGACGCGCATCTTCAGGTCGGTGCGGCCGGCCGGCCACATATAGGGCCATAGGTTGAGAAGTGTGCGCAGCAGGTTGGATTCCGAGACTGTCTTGCTGTTTGCCATGATTGTCTCCAGCCCGGATGGGCTTGCCGCGATTTGCGGCGCTTCGATGCAGGAGTGGGGACCGGGACGTGCCTGAGAGCGCTTCCCGCAATTGATCCGCAGCCGCTACCGCCAGATAAGGTGCCGGGCGGACGAATACAACAAATGCAAGGGTCAGGAAAAGACAGGCCGGGCAACTACAGCGCTGCTTTTCAGACGCGCAAGTCTCGGCCTCGTCATGTTATTTGGCGCCTAGAGACGCTGGTGAGACATGCGCTTGCGGTGCAGCTCTTCGGCGTTCGGCAGCGCATCCTTCGGCAGCCCGAAGATCTGGCCGGGGCGGATGCGGTCGGGATCGATGATCTTGTCCTCATTGGCGATGTAGATCGTCGTGTAGCGAACGCCGAGGCCATAGGTGCGGCGTGAGATCTGCCACAGCGTGTCGCCGCGGCGAATGATGACCGCCGCGTTGTTTGCCGTCAGCGGCGCCTGTTCGATCGTCTTCGGCTGGTTGCTCCCAACCTCGTTTGCAGCGGGTGCGGTCGGGGCAGGTGCCGCGGTGAGCTCGGCGATCATAGCGCCCAGCCTGTCGAGTTCTGCGCCGACGGACTTCGCATCCCCAGGCAGGCCCTGCAGGAGCTTCAGCGCATTGGTGGCGACCTGCGAGGCGGAGCCGGACGCTTGCTTGAAGGCGTCGGGCGCATCGGCAGCGGGGCGGAAATCGGCGACGGAGCGCAACGCGAATTCCGTGGCCGAGCGTGCCGCTGCAAGCTGTTCGGCGCCGGGCAGCTTGCCATCGGCAAACAGCCCCTTCAGCAGGCCGAAGGCCTTGCCGGCCTCGGCCTTGCGTTTGCCGAGTTCGCCTTCGTCGAGCGGCACCATCGCGGAAGATCCGTCCGCGTCGGCCGGACCGGCTTGCGCGGCGACCCTGACCTGATCGCCGGCCGGGCGATTGAAATTCACCGCTGCACGCACGATCACCTTGCCGGCGGGATCGACGACATCGACGCGGATCTTGTGGTCGCCGACCGAAAGCGCCACCACGCCGTCGATGATAAAATGGCCGTCGGAGCCGGCGGTGTCCTGGCCGATGAGGCTGTCGTCGGCATAACCGATGACCTTGGCGTTGGCGCGTGTCGTGCCGGCAACGAAGATCTTGTTGCCTTCGATCTCGACGGCATTGACCATCACATCAGGCGCATTGGTCTTATCAGGTGCGGCGGTGCCGGGAACGGCCGGTGCCGTATCCGTGCCGGAGGCGGCGTCGGTGACATCAGGCGTCTGCAGCGCCAGCTCGCCGGTTGCGGCGGGCGCAGCCGCGGTCTCTGCCGGCTTGTCCGCAGGCGGCGCCATCGGATCGGAGGCATCGGCGACTTCGGTTCCGGCCTTCGGTGCGGTGATGATGCGGCTCGCCGCGCCGGGTTTGGAGACCATGGCGAGCAGATTGGCGCCATTGCCGTCCTTCGGCACGGAAATCGTCGCGACCTCTTCGGAAAGCGTGCTCTTGCCGTCCTTGCCGGTGAATTTGAGCACGAGCTGGTGGTCGCCGGCCGAAAGCGGATCGTCGAGGACGGCGGCAAAATCGCCGCTCGCATCGACATTGGCCGTCGTCACCACCTTTTCGCCGTCAAGCACTTCGAGCTTGCCGTTCGGTTCGGCGGAGCCGGCAATCACCGTCGAGCCGTCGGGTTCGACACGCAAGACGTCGAAAGCCGGAAGCTTCGGGCCGGTATTCGCCGCCACGTTATTTGCAGCAGGGGCGGGCTCGGGCGCACCGCTCAGCGCAGCCTCGGCCTTGGCGATCGCGGCAAGCGCATCGGCGATGTTCTCGGGCAGGGTTTGGACGATGGCGAGCGCCTTCGTGCCGCCTTCCTTGGCCTTGACGGCAAGCGTCTGCGTTGCGGGATCGAGACCCTCGGGGATGGCGAACTCGGCAAGCGCCGTCAGCGCCTTGACGGCTTTGGTCTTGGCTGCGGTGAAGACATCGTCGGCAGGGCCTTTGCCGTCGGCAAACAGTGCCTTGAGCTCGCTGAGAGAGACGCCGGCATCAGCCGACAGGCGACCGACCCGATCGGCGACCCCAGCCGTGTCGGCGACGGCCGAGCGCGATGTCTTTGCTGCCTCGTTAACCGTGTTCTTGAGCTCCGTGCTCGCCTGGTTGATGGCGTCGCCGACCTTGGCTGCATCGCCGCCGATGCGCGGCATGACGAAAAACACCATCAGTAAGATTGCGATTACGAGGACTGCAAGGGCCAGCAAGCCGGCACGGTTCTTCATCATTATGTCTCCCAAGGCGGCAATTTGCCGTAGTAACCGAAATTGCTAGCGATTCCCGTTGCTTTTCACAAGCATTCAAAGCAATTAGGCAAGCTAGGCACGCTGCTTTTCAGTCAATTTTCTTGACTGCATTGAAATGGAATAGTTGTTTGCCCTCATGACCGAGCAATCTGTATCGATTCGATCCATCTGCGTTTACTGCGGCTCTAGGCCGGGACGCGATCCCTCCCACATGGCGGCCGGGCGTGCTCTCGGACGAGAGATCGCCGAATACGGCCTGCGCCTCGTCTATGGCGGGGGTACCAAAGGCATCATGGGCGCGGTTGCCAGCGGGGTGCTTTCAGGCGGCGGTCAGGTGACGGGCATCATTCCCGAATTCCTGATCGATATGGAAGCGACTCGCCACTCGCTCGGTCAGCTCAACGAACTTATTGTAACCCCTGACATGCATGCGCGCAAACATACGATGTTCGAGCGCTCCGACGCCTTCGTCGCGCTCCCCGGCGGCATCGGCACGCTGGAAGAGATCGTCGAGATCATGACCTGGGCGCAGCTCGGCCGCCACGAAAAGCCGATGGTTTTTGCTAACATCAACGGCTTCTGGGATCCGATGATGGAACTGATGCGCCATATGACCGACGAAGGCTTCCTGCACACCGCCCACCGGGTGCAGCCGCTCGTCGTCGACGAGATCCCCGGCATCATTCCGGCGATTATGGCCCAGGCAGCCCAACTCGCCGCCGATCGTGACGGCGAGGACGAGGTGATTTCGAAAATGTAGGCGGGGCAGGGGGGCCCTGGCGCGGTCAAGCTATATTGCAGGCGAATTCAGCTATAAGCCGAAACAAGCTGCGTCACCTGAGATCGCATCCATCGGTTGGCGGGATCATTGTCGCTTGCCGCCGACCAGACCATCGATATCGGGCTTACCGTTAAATCGAGGGGAACGTCGGCGACCGCCAAGCCAAACAGGCCGGCATACCGCTTCACGATTCTGGTCGGCAGGGTCGCGATCAAGGGCGCTTCCAGGACAGCGGTAAGCACAGTCAAAAATTCCGGAGCCGCCACCGACACGTCGAGATGCACGTTAATGCGCTTGAGGGCTGTATCAATGCAGCCTTCGATGGCATCCTTTTGTGAAACCAGTGCATGCTTCAGCCCGAGATAGGTGTCACGATCCAATATTTCGGGAAGTTCAACAAGCCTCGGATTGTAGCAACACATCAGAGACTGCTCGAATAGCAGGCTTCGCCGATGTCTATTGTTGCCGTCATCAAAGCAGCCGACGCCAAGATCGATGACAGTGTCGTCAAGAAGCTTGTGAACCAGTTCCGGATCGACCGAACGGGCAAGCACTTTGATACCCGGGGCTGTCTCGTTCAGCATGGCCGCCAGACGCGGCACCAGCAACACCTCCAGCTCACTGGAAAAACCGATGCGGAATATCTGCTCCGCCAGACCAGGTTCGAAGGTCGTCGAAGTTACAATTGCTTGCTGTGTGCGGCTCAGTATCTGCTCTACGGCTTCCGCGAACTGTAGCGCTCGATGGGTTGGCTGCATCACCTGGCCGACACGCACAAAGAGCTCGTCCTGGAGCAACGTCCGAAGAGTTCCGAGATTGTGGCTCATGGCAGGCTGCTGGATTTTCAGGCGAACAGCAGCCTTCGTCACGCTCCGCTCCTTCATGAGCGCATCGAACGCAACAAGCAGGTTCAGGTCGAAGGACCACAAATTGAAATGATCGATGGAGACAATCTCATTCATCGATTTGATCGTTGCACGAATTCTTCTTATTGTCCATGGCCATCAGACAGCGCTGTCCCGGTTCAGTTCAATTTGAAAGGAAGTTCCATGAGCGATCTTGGAAAGGAATATCATATTGCCGGCGTTACGGTGAGGAAAGTGCAGGAACAGTACCTGCACGATGTACCGCCCTCGTTTCTTTACCCGAGCGCCAAAGCTGAAGAGATCAAAGCGATCGGGCCCAGGCTCGCCGGGATCGATATGGACGAGGACCGCGACACCCTTGTCGTCAGCATACACACCTGGCTGGTAAAGACGCCCGATCACGTCATTCTGATTGATACGGGTTCGGGTAACGACAAGGAAAGGCCTCGCAACCCCGGTTTTCATCATCAGACCATTCCATTTCTCGACAGACTGCGTCGTGCAGGTGTTGCGCCGGAAGATGTTGACTTCGTCATAAATACCCATCTCCACGTCGATCATTCCGGCTGGAATACCGTGCTGCAGGATGGGAAATGGGTCCCCACTTTCAAGAATGCGCGTTACATCTTTCCGCGCGTCGAGCAGGAATACTACTCGTCAACGGCCAGCCACAACGACGTCAATATTCCCAGTTCCGGCGTCTATGAAGACAGCGTATGGCCCGTAATCGACGCGGGGATTGCTGATTTCATCGACAGCGAAGGTGGCACATTCCTGGATCGCTTCACCTTCTTGCCGACGCCCGGGCACAGCATCGGCCACATGTCCGTTCTGCTGGAAGCGGATAATGAATCGGCAATATTCGCAGGCGATGTCATGCATCACCCAATCCAGGTGGAACGTCCGGACTTCAACACGGTCTTCTGCGAGTTTTTGGACCTGGCGGCCCAGTCCAGACGGCGCGTACTTGAACTCACAGCCGACAAACACGCGATGTACTTCTCAACGCATTTCCCCGGCTCGTCTGCCGGATATGTCACCCGCGATGGCGAAAAATTCAGGTGGTCCTATGTCTAAGAACAAGCTCACATTTTCAGGTTTTCACGCCGGCGAGATTGCATTCGAAGAGCACTACGTCGATAGCGGAACCGATGGCATCAAGCTCTATGTACGCAACAAGAGAAGGAAAGACCATAAAGCCTTTCTCGCGGAGAGAACCATCGTGATGGTGCACGGGGCGACCTTCTCATCCGGAAGTCTTTACGATGTTCCTTTCAACGGGATCTCCTTCATTGACTTCCTTGCATATCAAGGCTTCGACGTCTTTGCGGTTGATGTCCGGGGCTACGGAAAGTCCGGCCGACCGCCGGAAATGCTGGCGGAGCCCGATCTGAACCCGCCACTTGTCGCCACCGACACTGGTGTTGCGGACTTCGCTACGGCGGTCGATTTCGTCCTCCGACTTCGCGGTCTCAAGGCCGTCAACGTCTTCGCAATGTCGTGGGGTGGTACCGTGGCGGGCGCATATGCCGCGCGCAACGGGGACAAGGTTGTCAAGCTCGCGCTGCTCGCGCCGCAATGGCTCAGCGACATTCCCATCCCGATTGACCAGGGCGGCCCCCTGGGTTCCTATCGGCTTGTTCCGGTTCACGCCGCCTTGGCTCGTTGGTTGAGCACGGCACCCGAATACGCGCGTGAACGTCTTGTTCCCGAGGGCTGGTTCGATCTTTGGGCAAAATTCACGCTTTCAGAAGAGACCTCGGAAGCTGACAGGGAGCAAGGAAAACTCCGAGCCACCAACGGTCCCATCCAGGACATCCGCACCTATTGGAGAGCGGGAAATCCTTACTATCAGCCGAGCGAGATCCGCTCTCCGGTGCTGCTGTTGCATGGCGAGTGGGACATCGACGTTCCGCTTGATCTGGCGCAGGCCTATTTCAAGCAACTCACCGGCACCCCTTACCGGCGATGGGTCGAAATCGGAGAGACGACACACCTCGCCCTCATGGAAAGCAACCGCATGCAGGTTTATTCCGAAGTTGCGGATTTCTTCGATGAGACTTTCAAACCGGAATAGGAATTGAACGACAAGGGGCCCCGGGGATCCGACATCCCCGGGGGCCGCGCTTCTCCTATCAGGCCGGCCGAGAATTTCAGCCTGGCCGTCAAATCCTCTCGTGTTCTATGACGATTCTGATCAATGCTATCCTGGATGCAGGGCGCAGTGCCGTCGATATTGCGATATTTACGTTTCTGCCGCTGATGATCGTGACATTCTCGCTGATGCGTTACCTCGAAGGAATGAGCGCATTGCGATGGGTCGCCGGCCGAGCCAATCCGCTCTTCAGGTCTTTCGGCTTGGATGGTTTGGGAGCCTTGGCGGTCTTACAGCTCAGCCTCGTAAGTTCGGCTGCCCCGATTGCGGCCCTGTCGCTCATGGCGCACAGAAAAACATCGGACAGATTTATGGCCGCCGCCCTCGCCGCAGTGCTTGCGGCGGCGCCGGCAAATGCCAGCTTTCCGCTCGCCGGTCTCGGTGTCGATCCCGCATTGATCATATTGAACGGCATTTGCGGAGCGCTTGTCGCGTCCACTCTTGCATATTGGATGCTTGGGCGCCGTCCTGTGTCTGGAAAGATTTGTTCCGATGACAAAGCGGATTACCACGTCGCCGCAAGGCTTGACCTGCTCGCGGCGATAAATCGCGGTGGCGCAGATGCCATTCGGGTCATTTCCGCGGTCCTGCCGGTGCTCGTGATCTCTCTTGCGCTAGTAAGACTAATCCAAAGTACAGGAGCACTCTCAGCATTCACGTCCGTTACGCAGCCCCTGCTGCAGTTGCTCGGCGTTTCGCAACAGGATGTCCTGTTCTTCCTGACGAAGTGCCTGGCAGGATCGAGCGCAGCCGTCACACTGTTATTCGACATTCACAAGGAGCTAAGCCTCCCAACCGAGAAAATCATTCATAGTTCCGCATTGCTGCTGAACCCTCTCGACCTTCCCGGTATCTCCATTCTTACCGCTTCAGTACCTGCGCTCCGACCCGTTGCAGGCGTCGCCGTCTTGTGTGCGCTGGCCGGAATCATTATTCGCGTGGCGCTGGTATCATGGCTTTGAGCCTATGCGCTCCGCCATGATGCCTCCGCTCCGAAGGAATAATGCCCATAAAATGGCGGGACCGAGCAGCTAGCGCCCGCGGCTTGCCTGCAGCATCGACCAGCTATAGAGGAACAGCCCTGCCCAGATCAGCGAGAAGGCGATCATGCGCGCTGTGCCGAGCGGCTCGTGGAAGGCGAAGACGGCGATCAGGAAGATCATCGTCGGCGCGATATACTGCATGATGCCGATCGTCGAGAGCTTCAGAAGCTTGGCGCCGTTTGCGTAGATCATCAGCGGCACGGCGGTGATGAGGCCGCAGCCGAGCAACAGGGCCGTGTCGGCAAAGCCGGTGCGATAGAGGTGGCCCTGGCCGCTGTCGAATTCGAGATAGAGGATGTAGAGGAGGGCCGGTCCGCTGAGGAGCAGCACTTCGAGGAAGAACCCCTGGTTCGGCCCGAGCGGCAGCGTCTTGCGGAACAGGGCGTAGAAACCCCAGGAGATCGCCAGCGTCAGCGCCACCCACGGAATGCCGCCGCTATCGAATGCGAGAACGACGACGGCGAGCGCTGCAAGCGCGATCGCCGCGATTTGCAACGGCTGCAGCTTCTCCTTGAGAAGAACCGATCCCAGGAAGATGCTGAACAGCGGATTGATGAAATAACCGAGTGCCGCATCGAGCGAATGGCCGGCGCCGATCGCCCAGACGTAAGTGCCCCAGTTGACAGTGATCAGCGATGCCGTCAGCGCCGCCATCGCCAGCATACGCGG of Rhizobium sp. BT04 contains these proteins:
- a CDS encoding ABC transporter ATP-binding protein/permease; translation: MANSKTVSESNLLRTLLNLWPYMWPAGRTDLKMRVVWASVFLLISKFVLLLVPYFFKWSTDALNGRMDLAGSVPPLLAGAIALVIAYNITRLIQLGLNQLRDALFASVGQHAVRQLAYRTFVHMHELSLRFHLERKTGGLSRIIERGTKGIETIVRFTILNSVPTVIEFLLTAAIFWWGYGFSYLTVTAFTVWAYIWFTIRASDWRIAIRRSMNDSDTDANTKAIDSLLNFETVKYFGNEEMEAKRFDKSMERYEKAATDVWTSLGWLNFGQGVIFGIGTTIMLVLSALAVQRGEQTVGDFVFVNSMLLQLSAPLNFIGFVYREIRQGLTDIEQMFDLLEVKAEVRDAPDADELRIGQGAIAFKDVHFSYDPARPILKGISFEVPAGKTVAVVGPSGAGKSTLSRLLYRFYDIQSGTITVDGQDIRTVTQKSLRSAIGMVPQDTVLFNDTVAYNIRYGRTSASDGEVFAAAEVAQIAHFIETLPEGFETKVGERGLKLSGGEKQRVAIARTILKAPPILILDEATSALDTTTEREIQTALDVVSKNRTTLVIAHRLSTVIGADEIIVLKSGEIAERGTHAALLEQNGLYASMWNRQREAIQAEEHLKQVRESDDLGVITRLAPAS
- a CDS encoding LysM peptidoglycan-binding domain-containing protein, with translation MMKNRAGLLALAVLVIAILLMVFFVMPRIGGDAAKVGDAINQASTELKNTVNEAAKTSRSAVADTAGVADRVGRLSADAGVSLSELKALFADGKGPADDVFTAAKTKAVKALTALAEFAIPEGLDPATQTLAVKAKEGGTKALAIVQTLPENIADALAAIAKAEAALSGAPEPAPAANNVAANTGPKLPAFDVLRVEPDGSTVIAGSAEPNGKLEVLDGEKVVTTANVDASGDFAAVLDDPLSAGDHQLVLKFTGKDGKSTLSEEVATISVPKDGNGANLLAMVSKPGAASRIITAPKAGTEVADASDPMAPPADKPAETAAAPAATGELALQTPDVTDAASGTDTAPAVPGTAAPDKTNAPDVMVNAVEIEGNKIFVAGTTRANAKVIGYADDSLIGQDTAGSDGHFIIDGVVALSVGDHKIRVDVVDPAGKVIVRAAVNFNRPAGDQVRVAAQAGPADADGSSAMVPLDEGELGKRKAEAGKAFGLLKGLFADGKLPGAEQLAAARSATEFALRSVADFRPAADAPDAFKQASGSASQVATNALKLLQGLPGDAKSVGAELDRLGAMIAELTAAPAPTAPAANEVGSNQPKTIEQAPLTANNAAVIIRRGDTLWQISRRTYGLGVRYTTIYIANEDKIIDPDRIRPGQIFGLPKDALPNAEELHRKRMSHQRL
- a CDS encoding TIGR00730 family Rossman fold protein, with translation MTEQSVSIRSICVYCGSRPGRDPSHMAAGRALGREIAEYGLRLVYGGGTKGIMGAVASGVLSGGGQVTGIIPEFLIDMEATRHSLGQLNELIVTPDMHARKHTMFERSDAFVALPGGIGTLEEIVEIMTWAQLGRHEKPMVFANINGFWDPMMELMRHMTDEGFLHTAHRVQPLVVDEIPGIIPAIMAQAAQLAADRDGEDEVISKM
- a CDS encoding LysR family transcriptional regulator, giving the protein MNEIVSIDHFNLWSFDLNLLVAFDALMKERSVTKAAVRLKIQQPAMSHNLGTLRTLLQDELFVRVGQVMQPTHRALQFAEAVEQILSRTQQAIVTSTTFEPGLAEQIFRIGFSSELEVLLVPRLAAMLNETAPGIKVLARSVDPELVHKLLDDTVIDLGVGCFDDGNNRHRRSLLFEQSLMCCYNPRLVELPEILDRDTYLGLKHALVSQKDAIEGCIDTALKRINVHLDVSVAAPEFLTVLTAVLEAPLIATLPTRIVKRYAGLFGLAVADVPLDLTVSPISMVWSAASDNDPANRWMRSQVTQLVSAYS
- a CDS encoding MBL fold metallo-hydrolase codes for the protein MSDLGKEYHIAGVTVRKVQEQYLHDVPPSFLYPSAKAEEIKAIGPRLAGIDMDEDRDTLVVSIHTWLVKTPDHVILIDTGSGNDKERPRNPGFHHQTIPFLDRLRRAGVAPEDVDFVINTHLHVDHSGWNTVLQDGKWVPTFKNARYIFPRVEQEYYSSTASHNDVNIPSSGVYEDSVWPVIDAGIADFIDSEGGTFLDRFTFLPTPGHSIGHMSVLLEADNESAIFAGDVMHHPIQVERPDFNTVFCEFLDLAAQSRRRVLELTADKHAMYFSTHFPGSSAGYVTRDGEKFRWSYV
- a CDS encoding alpha/beta hydrolase, with translation MSKNKLTFSGFHAGEIAFEEHYVDSGTDGIKLYVRNKRRKDHKAFLAERTIVMVHGATFSSGSLYDVPFNGISFIDFLAYQGFDVFAVDVRGYGKSGRPPEMLAEPDLNPPLVATDTGVADFATAVDFVLRLRGLKAVNVFAMSWGGTVAGAYAARNGDKVVKLALLAPQWLSDIPIPIDQGGPLGSYRLVPVHAALARWLSTAPEYARERLVPEGWFDLWAKFTLSEETSEADREQGKLRATNGPIQDIRTYWRAGNPYYQPSEIRSPVLLLHGEWDIDVPLDLAQAYFKQLTGTPYRRWVEIGETTHLALMESNRMQVYSEVADFFDETFKPE
- the rarD gene encoding EamA family transporter RarD, whose amino-acid sequence is MSTDASVPLAKNEDSPRGFAFALTAYLLWGFLPIYMKALAHISPAEVIAHRIVWSLPLAGIVLIVLGRTGDIRAALRSPRMLAMAALTASLITVNWGTYVWAIGAGHSLDAALGYFINPLFSIFLGSVLLKEKLQPLQIAAIALAALAVVVLAFDSGGIPWVALTLAISWGFYALFRKTLPLGPNQGFFLEVLLLSGPALLYILYLEFDSGQGHLYRTGFADTALLLGCGLITAVPLMIYANGAKLLKLSTIGIMQYIAPTMIFLIAVFAFHEPLGTARMIAFSLIWAGLFLYSWSMLQASRGR